Genomic window (Desulfovibrio porci):
GGGTGAACAACGTGTTGACACTCTACATCTAGGGACGGCGCTCCTCGGTTGCGGCATCGCCATCTGCAATGTTTTGCTGCCGAGCCTCGTCAAACGGGATTTTCCCGGCTCAATCCCCAGACTTACCGTATTATACGCGCTGGCCATGGGCATAAGCGCGGCGCTCGGATCATTTCTCGTCGTCCCGCTGGCGCAGTCTCTCGGCTGGGGCTGGGAACCGGCATTGGGAGCATTGTTCCTGCTCCCTCTGACCGCCTGTGCGGTCTGGTTTCCGCAACTGTTTGCGCGGAATAAAAATATTGATGCATCCCAACCGGAGGAGCCGCGCAAAGCTTCCTTGTGGAAGTCCGCTCTGGCCTGGCAGGTCACCCTGTTTTTCGGCCTGACGTCATTTACCTATTACATAAGTGTGAGCTGGCTGCCGGCTTTTCTTACAGAAGCCGGATTCACGGATGCCGAAGCCGGAAACATCCATGGGGTCATGCAACTGGTGTCGGCGACTCCCGGCCTGCTGCTCATCCCGATCATCAGCCGGATGAAAGACCAGCGTCTTATCGCGGCCGCTGTCGCGGGAATCGCCGCCCTGGGAACAGCCGGGCTGGCGGCCGCGCCAGGCCTGGCGCTTGTCTGGGGCGGCTGCATCGGTTTCGGAACCGGAGCGGCAATCATTCTCGGGCTGATGTTCATCGGTTTGCGGACCAATAACCCGCTGCAGGCGGCGGCGTTGTCCGGCATGGCCCAAAGCGTGGGATATCTGCTCGCGGCCTGCGGTCCGATATGCGCCGGAGCGGTCCATGACATGACGCAAAGCTGGGCCGTCGTTTTTTATGGCTGCTCTGTTCTTTGCATCGTCCTGGGGCTGTTCGGGCTGGGCGCGGGACGAGACATGCGGGTCGGTTCTTCCCACGGCCGGGCGAAATGCTTTTCCGGCGATATGGACCACCAGCGGGTCTAACCCGGATTTCCGCCGGGCTATGGTTTCCACACGGAATAAAAATGGTTAACGCTGATTTCCGCGTCAGCTTTTTTTAGCCGGAGCAGAACTTCCGGCAAATTCCCTTCCTTTACCGGAGGATTTCTCCCGTTGTCGCCCTGTCCGCCGCATTTGCCCGCCCGGCGCGAGACGTGTATGCTGACCGCCGGAGAATTTATCCGCAATGCAACAACAAGGTTGAAAACCGGTTATGAAGCAGGTCGTTATTCACACCGACGGTTCCTGCCTGGGCAATCCCGGTCCCGGAGGCTGGGCCGCCGTGCTTTGCCTGGAAGGCACGGAACACCGCAAGGAGCTGGCGGGGGGCTTCCGCCTGACCACCAACAACCGCATGGAGATCACCGGCGTGCTGGAGGCCTTGGCCAACCTCAAGGAACCCTGCGCGGTGGAGCTGTATACGGATTCGCAATATGTCCGCAATGCGGTTGAAAAGGGCTGGCTCAAATCCTGGCAGAAGAAAAACTGGGTCAAGGCCGACAAAAAGCCGGTCAAGAACGTGGACCTCTGGCAAAAGCTGCTGCCGGAACTGGACCGTCACGCGGTGCGCCTGCATTGGCTGCGCGGGCACGCGGGTCATGCTGAAAACGAGCGTTGCGACGTTCTGGCCCGCGCTTTTGCCGGGCGGCGGGATCTGCCGCCGGACCCCGGCTTCCGGCCCGAGGACGCCTGACGCCGCCGCGCCATGCTGCCGAACCCCGACGCTCCCCTTTCCCTGGCCGCCCTCTGGCATGCTCTGTTCTGGCCCATGCTGCGCCTGCTGCTGGGGCTGGCCGTGGGTCTGCTCATCGCCAACCTGCTGGAGGCTCTGCGCTGGACGCGCCACCTGGCCCGTCTGGCCTCGCCCCTGGCCCGTGCGGCCCATCTGCGCGACGTGGCCGGGGCCTCCTTTTCCCTGGCGTTCGTTTCCCCGGCGGCGGCCAACGGCCTTTTGTCCGACAGTCATGCGGCGGGGGAGATCTCAAGCCGCGAGCTGATGCTGGCCAATCTTTTCAACAGCCTGCCCGCCTATCTGGTGCACACGCCCACCATTTTTTTGCTGACCTGGCCGGTGCTGGGCGCGCCCGCCGTGATTTACGTGGGTCTCACCCTGCTGGCCGCCGCCGGGCGCACGGGCTTTACCGTGCTGCTGGCGCGCCGCCTGCTCCCGCCGCCCGCGCCGGGCTGCCTGGTCTGCAAGGCCGACGGCGAGGCGCGCACGGATTGGGGCGCGGCCCTGCGCAAGGCCTGGAAGCGTTTCCGCCGCCGCCTGCCCAAGCTCGTGTATTTCACGGTGCCGGTCTATGTGCTGATGTATCTTTTGCAGCGCTACGGCTTTTTCAGTCTGGCCGAGGAATGGCTGGCCGCGCACATGGGCTGGCTTTCCTTTCTCAAGCCGCAGGCCATGGGCATCATTGTGCTGCATCTGGCCGCCGAACTGGGCGCGGCACTGGGAGCGGCGGGCAGTGTGCTGCAGACCGGGGCGCTCACGCCGCGCGACGTGGTTCTGGCCCTGATGGTGGGCAACATTCTGTCCACGCCCATGCGGGCCATCCGGCACCAGTTGCCGTCCTATACGGGTTTTTTCCGCCCGGCCCTGGCCCTGCGCCTGATTCTGGCCAACCAGAGCCTGCGCGCCGCCAGCATGGTTCTGGTGACCTTGCTGTATTATTATCTGCCGTGAGGAGAAGGACATATGGCCGGACGTAAAACCGCAACGGAGTCACAGGCTGATTTCAAACGGCTCATTGTCTGCGCGCAACAGGTGTTCGCGCATTTCGCCGACCGTCTGGGCATCGCGCCGGAACTGGCGTTGCGCACGGCGTCCTGTTTCGGTTCCGGGCTGGGCCGCGCGGATGTCTGCGGCTGCGTCACGGGCGGACTCATGGTTCTGGGTCTGGCCCACGGCAATGCCGGCGCCTGGTCGCGCGAGGAACAGCGCGCCCTGTACGCCCGGCGGGACGCTTTTACCGGCGCTTTCGCCCGGGCCCACGGCGGCCTGCTCTGCCGGGAGATCCTGGGCTATGACCTGACTATCCCCGACCAGCGCGCCGTCATTGTGGAAAAAGGCCTTTTCACCTCGGTCTGCGCGCCCCTGGTCTGCGCCACCTGTGACATGCTTGAGGATTTGCTGTGAGCGAAGGACGCGGCGCGGCGGAGACGGCGCTGCGGGCCTGTCTGTGCGGCGAGGCCCTGAAACGGGACGCCCTGCTGGAACTGCTGGCCGTGCCGCCCGCCTCGGACGCGGCCCTGTCTCTGCGCCGGGCCGCCCACAAGGCCGCGCTGGCCCTGTGCGGGGGCCGCGCCTGGCTCTGGGGCGCGCTGGGCCTGGATTACGCGCCTTGTGCCATGAACTGCGCCTTCTGTTCGCTGGGCGAGGCCTGGAAGCTCATCGACGCCCCGCGCAGATGTTCGGACGCGGAGATCATCGCGCACGCGCGGGCCTATGCGCGGGCGGGCGCGCGTTTCATTGTGCTGCGCACCACCCAGTTTTACGACCTGGACGCGCTCTGCGCCAGGCTGGCCGCCATCCGCAAGGCCGTGCCCGGCAACTATGAACTGATCCTGAACACCGGCGAATTCGATGAGGACGCGGCCCGGGCCGTGCGCCGGGCCGGGGGGTCGGGCGTGTACCACACTGTCCGCCTGCGCGAGGGCCGGGACACGGCCTTTGATCCCGCCGTGCGCGAGGCCACCATGCGGGCGGCGGTCCGCTCGGGCTTGCGTCTGGTGGCTCTGGTGGAACCGGTGGGACCGGAACACACGGATGCCGAGCTGGCGGACAATTTTTTACGGATCATGGCCGCGGGCGCGAGCATTTCCGGGGTCATGGCCCGTGTGCCCGTGCCGGGCACGCCGCTGGGCGGGCAGCCGTCCCTGAGTCCGGCGCGCCTGGCTCAACTGACCGCGATTTTCCGGCTGGCCGGGGGCGGGCAACTGGACGGAATCTGCGTCCATCCGGCGGCTCTGGAAAACATGACCGCCGGGGCCAACATCGTGGTGGTGGAAAAGGGCGCCATCCCGCGCGACAGCGCGCCGTCCGAACAGGACTGGCGGTCTGTTTCCGCCATGGAAGCCGCGCGGCTGCTGCGCCGGGCCGGGTATACGGTCCTTGACGGCGACGGCGCGGAAATCGCGGACATCCCCCGCGCGCAAAACGGAGAAGACAGTATGACAACAACGGAAGCGGAAAACCAGGTGCGGATCGTCAGGCCGGAGCATACAGGCGCGCGCGTCACGGTGCTCGTTCAGCCCGAGGAGAGCCGTCTTTCCCTGCCCCGGCCCAAAACCGCCCGGCAGTTGCTGGAGGCTCTGGGTCTGGCCGAGGAAAGCGCTCTGGTGGCCCGGCAGGGCGAATTGCTCACGCCTGACCGCCGTATCTGGCCGGACGACGATCTGCTCGTGCGCAAGGTGGCTTCGTCAGGCTAGGGGGAGAAGTGGGCGGGTATTGCCGCGCGGCAAAAAACAGGCAAGCCGGAGCGTTGCGCGCCGCGGCTTGCCTGATATTCTGTCCGCCGGGGTATTGGCCGGAGATTACGCCTGTTTCAGAAAGCGCGTCCAGTCGGCCAGCGCCTGCATCAGCGTGGTCACCTGTTTGGTCAGGCCCTCGTCGATGAGGTCGCCGTCGGCGTTAAAAGCCGGTGAAAAAGCGTTGGAGAAGAACTCCGGCTTGTTCAGCAGGCGCAGGTTCAGGTACACGCAGGTCTGGCGCATATGGTACTGGCTGCGCGCCGTACCCATGCCGCCGCCCGCGCCCAGCAGGCAGGCGGGCTTGCCGTTGAGCGGGGCCAGATTGGGTTCGCGCGAGAGCCAGTCCAGCGCATTTTTCAGGGCCGGGGCCATGGAATAGTTGTATTCCGGGCAGGCCAGCACCAGAGCGTCGGCCGCAGTGACCTGCGCGGCCAGATCCTTGACCGCCTGAGGTTTTTCCAGATCCTCATTATAAAACGGCAGCGCGGAAATATCCGCAATCTCCATGCGCACGCCTTCCGGCAGGTGGGCCGCGCAACAGCGCAGCAGGCCCTTGTTGCGCGAGGCGCGGCGCAGGCTGCCTGTCATACCGACAAAAGTGAGATTTTCCATTGGCTTGCTCCTTGGGCTATATGGTATGCGGTCCGCGCTTGCCCGGTCCCGATGGCCCGGACAGGCAATCCGCTTGTGTCCTTGGAGCTTACCTGATTTTTTTGAGAAAGCCTACTAACTTGCGGCGACATGCCCGGCGCATCCCGCCCGCGCCGGGCCCGTAGCGCTTCGGCGGGCTCCGCCGCCGGAACCCGCCGTGATTGCTCAGGCCTGTTTGCCCTTGTCCCGGGTTCTGCTCTCGAATTTTTCCTTGTTGACCACCACCCGCTCGTGAACGCCTTCCCCGATGAGACCGGCCTCGTCATAGGCCGCCACAGAGAAGGTCAGGCCTTTGCCGTTGGGGGAGACGGCGGTCAGCTCCGTGGCGAAACGGACCTTCATGCCGCACGGCGTGGCCGCCAGATGCGAAATGTTGACGCGGGTGCCCACCGTGGTCTGGC
Coding sequences:
- the rnhA gene encoding ribonuclease HI — encoded protein: MKQVVIHTDGSCLGNPGPGGWAAVLCLEGTEHRKELAGGFRLTTNNRMEITGVLEALANLKEPCAVELYTDSQYVRNAVEKGWLKSWQKKNWVKADKKPVKNVDLWQKLLPELDRHAVRLHWLRGHAGHAENERCDVLARAFAGRRDLPPDPGFRPEDA
- a CDS encoding C-GCAxxG-C-C family protein — its product is MAGRKTATESQADFKRLIVCAQQVFAHFADRLGIAPELALRTASCFGSGLGRADVCGCVTGGLMVLGLAHGNAGAWSREEQRALYARRDAFTGAFARAHGGLLCREILGYDLTIPDQRAVIVEKGLFTSVCAPLVCATCDMLEDLL
- a CDS encoding NADPH-dependent FMN reductase encodes the protein MENLTFVGMTGSLRRASRNKGLLRCCAAHLPEGVRMEIADISALPFYNEDLEKPQAVKDLAAQVTAADALVLACPEYNYSMAPALKNALDWLSREPNLAPLNGKPACLLGAGGGMGTARSQYHMRQTCVYLNLRLLNKPEFFSNAFSPAFNADGDLIDEGLTKQVTTLMQALADWTRFLKQA
- a CDS encoding thioesterase family protein, coding for MKAALQPGLKGQSEITVSKELLASEVGSGLVTVYSTAMMIAGMEGTAVASVQGVLEEGQTTVGTRVNISHLAATPCGMKVRFATELTAVSPNGKGLTFSVAAYDEAGLIGEGVHERVVVNKEKFESRTRDKGKQA